A genomic segment from Curtobacterium sp. MCSS17_007 encodes:
- a CDS encoding Gfo/Idh/MocA family oxidoreductase: MSSGYGGRRIRVAVVGTGMIAGVHARAARAAGAEVVGVLGRTPSRSEQVAAQLDVPRGYASLDEVLADAPDVVHVCTPNDQHHPQSMAVIRAGINVVCEKPLAISAAQAAELASAAAEAGVVATVPFVYRYHPVVREIRARIAAGELGRLLAVHGHYLQDWMLDEDASSWRVDAGAGGVSRAFADIGSHWCDLVEFVTGEPFASVSAATDIVYPTRPAASGPSFSGSPDPDPVADAGQRAEVTTEDTAVATFRTGTGRIGNVVVSQVAAGRKNRLWFEVDGTLGSAAFDQEQPESAWFGNERGAQIVVRDPSLGFPDQRRLAVVPAGHPQGYLDAFAAFVADTYAAVRAEGDRSAWPEGLPTFDDGARAAAVIESVVASAADGTWRPIP; encoded by the coding sequence ATGAGCAGTGGGTACGGAGGGCGACGCATCCGCGTCGCCGTGGTCGGGACGGGCATGATCGCGGGCGTCCACGCGCGGGCCGCCCGCGCCGCCGGTGCCGAGGTCGTCGGGGTGCTCGGTCGGACGCCGTCGCGCTCGGAACAGGTCGCCGCGCAGCTCGACGTGCCCCGCGGGTACGCCTCGCTCGACGAGGTGCTCGCGGACGCGCCCGACGTCGTGCACGTCTGCACGCCGAACGACCAGCACCACCCGCAGTCGATGGCCGTCATCCGCGCCGGGATCAACGTCGTGTGCGAGAAGCCGCTCGCGATCAGCGCCGCCCAGGCCGCCGAGCTGGCGTCCGCCGCTGCCGAGGCCGGCGTGGTGGCGACCGTGCCGTTCGTCTACCGGTACCACCCGGTCGTCCGCGAGATCCGCGCGCGGATCGCTGCCGGCGAGCTCGGCCGGCTGCTCGCGGTGCACGGCCACTACCTGCAGGACTGGATGCTCGACGAGGACGCCTCGAGCTGGCGGGTCGATGCCGGTGCGGGCGGCGTCTCCCGCGCCTTCGCGGACATCGGTTCACACTGGTGCGACCTCGTCGAGTTCGTCACCGGCGAGCCCTTCGCGTCCGTGAGCGCCGCGACCGACATCGTCTACCCGACCCGTCCGGCGGCGTCGGGACCGTCGTTCTCCGGCTCCCCCGACCCCGACCCGGTGGCGGACGCCGGGCAGCGTGCGGAGGTCACCACGGAGGACACCGCCGTCGCGACCTTCCGCACGGGCACCGGGCGCATCGGCAACGTCGTCGTCTCGCAGGTCGCCGCCGGCCGCAAGAACCGGCTGTGGTTCGAGGTCGACGGGACCCTGGGCTCCGCGGCCTTCGACCAGGAGCAGCCCGAGTCGGCGTGGTTCGGCAACGAGCGCGGGGCGCAGATCGTCGTCCGCGACCCCTCGCTCGGGTTCCCGGACCAGCGTCGGCTGGCGGTCGTGCCGGCCGGACATCCGCAGGGCTACCTCGACGCCTTCGCGGCGTTCGTCGCCGACACGTACGCGGCGGTCCGGGCGGAGGGCGACCGGTCGGCGTGGCCCGAGGGTCTGCCCACGTTCGACGACGGCGCCCGCGCGGCCGCCGTCATCGAGTCCGTCGTCGCCAGCGCTGCCGACGGCACCTGGCGCCCGATCCCCTGA
- a CDS encoding thiamine pyrophosphate-requiring protein gives MSTTVSDFVIDRIKAWGVSRVFGYPGDGIGAFDGALGKADGSERELEYVRPTHEEIAALMATAHAKFTGEVGVCVATSSPGAFHLLNGLYDAQMDNQPVVAIVGQQGLASIGTFTQQESNLERVFADVACYVETVATPDAVGVVVDTAFRTAMLRKQPAVVVLPHDVQAMKYQAPAAEHWVSRSSDVAPSTRIVPPQDQIARFAEILNAGERVTFLVGAGARGATDLVLEAAEKTGAGIITALRGKDVVPSDVPYHTQQVGLLGSRPSLTQIKECDTIVLLGSNYPYGEYLPASGQARGVQVDIKPEQMGLRYPTELNLWGDVGATLEAVMPLLRDKQDTAWQDKLAGEMREWEAEMHRQAEVAYDDGVNPRRVIRAVNERLPEGVTVTCDAGTTADWYGHHIRLRRGMHGDMSGRLATMLAAMPYAVTAKFAFPDAPAVCTIGDGAFQMLGMNELITVKKYMADWPNQQLVIVVMHNDDLGQVSWEMRTEDGNPMWSGSQDVESMDYAGYARLLGFEGIAVHSDDEVEAAVERAFANPGVTLIDAHVSRNVPPLPPHITAEYAVNTAKSLLKGDPAELGVVKDSAKAMAAEAVERVKGVLGRD, from the coding sequence ATGAGCACGACCGTGAGCGACTTCGTCATCGACCGCATCAAGGCATGGGGGGTCTCCCGGGTGTTCGGGTACCCCGGGGACGGGATCGGTGCGTTCGACGGGGCCCTCGGCAAGGCCGACGGCAGCGAGCGCGAGCTCGAGTACGTCCGCCCGACGCACGAGGAGATCGCCGCGCTCATGGCGACCGCACACGCCAAGTTCACCGGCGAGGTCGGGGTCTGCGTCGCGACGTCGAGCCCCGGCGCCTTCCACCTGCTCAACGGCCTGTACGACGCCCAGATGGACAACCAGCCGGTCGTCGCGATCGTCGGGCAGCAGGGACTCGCCTCGATCGGCACGTTCACGCAGCAGGAGTCGAACCTCGAGCGCGTGTTCGCCGACGTCGCCTGCTACGTGGAGACCGTCGCCACGCCGGACGCGGTCGGCGTCGTCGTCGACACGGCCTTCCGCACGGCGATGCTCCGCAAGCAGCCCGCCGTCGTCGTGCTCCCCCACGACGTGCAGGCCATGAAGTACCAGGCCCCGGCCGCCGAGCACTGGGTGTCCCGGTCGAGCGACGTCGCCCCGTCGACCCGGATCGTGCCGCCGCAGGACCAGATCGCGCGCTTCGCCGAGATCCTGAACGCCGGGGAGCGCGTGACGTTCCTGGTGGGCGCCGGTGCTCGCGGTGCCACGGACCTGGTGCTCGAGGCCGCCGAGAAGACCGGCGCCGGCATCATCACCGCACTGCGGGGCAAGGACGTCGTGCCCTCCGACGTGCCGTACCACACGCAGCAGGTCGGGCTCCTCGGCTCGCGCCCGAGCCTCACCCAGATCAAGGAGTGCGACACGATCGTGCTCCTCGGCTCGAACTACCCCTACGGCGAGTACCTGCCCGCCTCCGGCCAGGCACGTGGCGTGCAGGTCGACATCAAGCCGGAGCAGATGGGCCTGCGGTACCCGACGGAGCTCAACCTGTGGGGCGACGTCGGCGCGACGCTGGAGGCGGTCATGCCGCTGCTCCGTGACAAGCAGGACACCGCGTGGCAGGACAAGCTCGCCGGTGAGATGCGCGAGTGGGAGGCGGAGATGCACCGCCAGGCCGAGGTCGCCTACGACGACGGCGTCAACCCACGCCGCGTCATCCGCGCCGTGAACGAGCGGCTCCCCGAGGGCGTCACGGTCACCTGCGACGCGGGGACCACGGCCGACTGGTACGGCCACCACATCCGGCTGCGCCGCGGCATGCACGGCGACATGTCCGGCCGACTGGCGACGATGCTCGCGGCGATGCCGTACGCCGTGACCGCGAAGTTCGCCTTCCCGGACGCACCGGCGGTCTGCACGATCGGCGACGGGGCGTTCCAGATGCTCGGCATGAACGAGCTCATCACGGTGAAGAAGTACATGGCGGACTGGCCGAACCAGCAGCTCGTCATCGTGGTCATGCACAACGACGACCTCGGCCAGGTCTCGTGGGAGATGCGGACCGAGGACGGCAACCCGATGTGGTCCGGGTCGCAGGACGTCGAGTCGATGGACTACGCCGGGTACGCGCGGCTGCTCGGCTTCGAGGGCATCGCCGTCCACAGCGACGACGAGGTCGAGGCAGCGGTCGAGCGGGCCTTCGCCAACCCGGGTGTGACGCTCATCGACGCCCACGTCAGCCGCAACGTGCCGCCGCTGCCGCCGCACATCACCGCCGAGTACGCCGTCAACACCGCCAAGAGCCTGCTGAAGGGCGACCCGGCGGAGCTCGGGGTCGTCAAGGACTCGGCGAAGGCGATGGCCGCCGAGGCGGTCGAACGGGTGAAGGGCGTCCTCGGCCGCGACTGA
- a CDS encoding bifunctional UDP-sugar hydrolase/5'-nucleotidase — MNAHTAPRRRRLAGASALVAAGVLTALTVPSAALAAEGDTTIDILDVNDFHGRIESEGTATDKAAGAAKLAGVVQSYREANPNTIFASVGDNVGASTFTSLIQQDAPTIDALNAMDLDVSAIGNHELDKGQDDLTGRIEDRAEWPYVSSNIVKAGTTDPAFTPWSIVERGGVKVGFIGATTEDLIPGLVSPGGVQGLAMAPIVSQVNRYAEELTDGKADNGEADVLVLLVHEGATTSALSDATGSGAFGKITAGVSSKVSAIVSAHTHATYNHSIAGPDGKPRPVIQTGSYGVNFGHLQLTVGADKKLRSITSEVRSVNGYTGVPADQSSVQAVTGIVTAAKAKADVEGAKKLGDITADLRRAVQSDRTSENRGGESVLGNYIAEVQRAATTRQGSQVAFMNPGGLRTDMLFASSGANDPDGQVTYKEAALVQPFANTLVTQDMTGQQIKDALEQQWQPDGLERPFLKLGVSDGFAYTYDPNAERGSRITAMTLGGAPIALDDTLKVTVNSFLSTGGDNFAAFAGGTNKADSGTVDLQAQVDYFIANPVVTPPTDQRAVGVVTTPVPAEGFQPGDEVSVSLSSLVFSSDDPATAGSVSVSAGDVVLAESAIDPTIVDKRDEQGRATLTFTVPGADDASQVDTAGDTVRATALRATAAAAPTETTDEPLVLTLPNGQTITLAVTVPIETAVEPTDPTDPGTGGPTDPTTPGADLPGGGTDGGVTGPDGTGAADQQPTRAAGDLAWTGADLVVPGIAAGVLLLAGTLALVLARRKRAAHDETVLTD, encoded by the coding sequence ATGAACGCTCACACCGCTCCGCGCCGCCGGCGCCTGGCCGGGGCATCCGCCCTGGTCGCCGCCGGCGTCCTCACCGCCCTCACCGTCCCGTCCGCCGCCCTCGCCGCCGAGGGTGACACCACCATCGACATCCTCGACGTCAACGACTTCCACGGCCGCATCGAGTCCGAGGGCACCGCCACCGACAAGGCGGCCGGTGCAGCGAAGCTCGCCGGCGTCGTGCAGTCCTACCGCGAGGCCAACCCGAACACGATCTTCGCCAGCGTCGGCGACAACGTGGGCGCGTCGACCTTCACCTCCCTCATCCAGCAGGACGCGCCGACGATCGACGCGCTGAACGCGATGGACCTCGACGTCAGCGCGATCGGCAACCACGAACTCGACAAGGGCCAGGACGACCTGACGGGGCGCATCGAGGACCGGGCCGAGTGGCCCTACGTCTCGTCGAACATCGTGAAGGCCGGCACGACGGACCCGGCGTTCACGCCGTGGTCGATCGTCGAGCGCGGCGGCGTGAAGGTCGGCTTCATCGGGGCGACGACCGAGGACCTCATCCCCGGACTCGTCAGCCCCGGAGGGGTGCAGGGCCTCGCGATGGCGCCGATCGTCAGCCAGGTCAACCGCTACGCCGAGGAGCTCACCGACGGCAAGGCCGACAACGGTGAGGCCGACGTGCTCGTGCTGCTCGTCCACGAGGGCGCGACCACGAGCGCGCTGTCGGACGCCACCGGCAGCGGCGCGTTCGGCAAGATCACCGCGGGCGTCTCGTCCAAGGTGTCGGCGATCGTGTCGGCCCACACGCACGCCACGTACAACCACTCGATCGCAGGGCCCGACGGGAAGCCCCGACCGGTGATCCAGACCGGCTCGTACGGTGTGAACTTCGGCCACCTCCAGCTCACCGTGGGCGCCGACAAGAAGCTGAGGAGCATCACCTCGGAGGTCAGGTCCGTGAACGGGTACACCGGTGTCCCGGCGGACCAGTCCTCGGTCCAGGCCGTGACCGGCATCGTCACCGCGGCGAAGGCCAAGGCGGACGTCGAGGGCGCGAAGAAGCTCGGTGACATCACCGCGGACCTGCGTCGCGCCGTGCAGTCGGACCGCACGAGCGAGAACCGCGGCGGCGAGTCCGTCCTGGGCAACTACATCGCCGAGGTGCAGCGCGCCGCGACGACCCGGCAGGGCTCGCAGGTCGCCTTCATGAACCCCGGCGGTCTCCGCACGGACATGCTGTTCGCCTCGAGCGGCGCGAACGACCCGGACGGGCAGGTGACCTACAAGGAGGCCGCCCTCGTCCAGCCCTTCGCCAACACCCTGGTCACGCAGGACATGACCGGTCAGCAGATCAAGGACGCCCTCGAGCAGCAGTGGCAGCCGGACGGCCTCGAGCGTCCGTTCCTCAAGCTCGGTGTCTCCGACGGATTCGCCTACACCTACGACCCGAACGCCGAACGCGGCTCGCGGATCACCGCCATGACGCTCGGCGGCGCCCCGATCGCGTTGGACGACACGCTGAAGGTGACGGTCAACTCCTTCCTCTCGACCGGTGGCGACAACTTCGCCGCCTTCGCCGGCGGCACGAACAAGGCCGACTCGGGCACCGTCGACCTCCAGGCGCAGGTGGACTACTTCATCGCGAACCCGGTCGTCACCCCGCCGACCGACCAGCGTGCCGTGGGTGTCGTGACGACGCCGGTCCCCGCAGAGGGCTTCCAGCCGGGCGACGAGGTCTCGGTGTCGCTGTCGTCGCTCGTCTTCAGCAGTGACGACCCCGCCACCGCGGGCTCCGTCTCGGTCAGCGCCGGCGACGTCGTCCTCGCCGAGTCCGCCATCGACCCGACGATCGTCGACAAGCGCGACGAGCAGGGCCGCGCGACCCTGACGTTCACCGTCCCCGGTGCCGATGACGCGAGCCAGGTCGACACGGCGGGCGACACGGTCCGCGCCACCGCGCTCCGTGCCACCGCCGCGGCCGCCCCGACCGAGACGACCGACGAGCCCCTCGTCCTCACCCTGCCGAACGGCCAGACGATCACCCTCGCGGTGACGGTGCCGATCGAGACCGCTGTCGAGCCGACGGACCCGACCGACCCGGGCACCGGTGGGCCGACCGACCCGACCACTCCGGGCGCGGACCTGCCCGGCGGCGGCACGGACGGCGGCGTCACCGGTCCCGACGGCACCGGTGCCGCCGACCAGCAGCCGACCAGGGCCGCCGGGGACCTCGCCTGGACGGGCGCGGACCTGGTGGTCCCGGGCATCGCCGCGGGGGTCCTGCTGCTCGCCGGCACCCTGGCGCTCGTCCTCGCACGTCGGAAGCGCGCCGCGCACGACGAGACGGTCCTGACGGACTGA
- a CDS encoding Dyp-type peroxidase, producing the protein MSDSRFSRRGLIGAGLAAAGAGVGAVAGVAGSAVATGVDPFTAAANGDESIDLSQAVPFYATGARQPQGGIRTTPQRHCVFMVFDLTASTATELQVLLARWSAAIAQLQAGRTIGSVEPAHGDGVGADTGEALDLGPASLTVTVGLGPGVFDERFGLAARRPAHLAAIPTLPSDNLDAQLTGGDLSLQACADDPQVAYHAVRDLARMARGTATVRWTVIGFGRASAGPTQSTPRNLMGFKDGTRNVSTDDEYERFVWLDRGADWMAGGTYQVVRKIRMNLETWDADVVSDQQRVFGRTKVEGAPLSGGSEHTTPDFHARAPHGGAGDTAIDPRSHVALAAHENNGGVKILRRGYNYTDGLNQYGQLDAGLLFAAYTNDPEHFTRLQRKLGASDRLNEYVSHIGSGVFAVPPAPRKGSYVGEQLFH; encoded by the coding sequence GTGAGCGACTCCCGATTCTCCCGCCGCGGCCTGATCGGCGCCGGACTCGCCGCCGCCGGAGCCGGGGTCGGCGCGGTCGCCGGGGTCGCCGGTTCCGCGGTGGCCACCGGGGTGGACCCGTTCACCGCGGCGGCGAACGGCGACGAGTCGATCGACCTGTCCCAGGCGGTCCCGTTCTACGCGACCGGTGCCCGACAGCCCCAGGGCGGCATCCGCACGACGCCGCAGCGGCACTGCGTCTTCATGGTGTTCGACCTGACGGCGTCGACCGCGACGGAGCTGCAGGTGCTGCTCGCGCGCTGGTCGGCCGCGATCGCGCAGCTGCAGGCGGGGCGGACCATCGGCAGCGTCGAGCCCGCCCACGGTGACGGGGTCGGCGCGGACACCGGCGAGGCGCTCGACCTCGGCCCGGCGTCGCTCACCGTCACGGTCGGGCTCGGTCCCGGTGTCTTCGACGAGCGCTTCGGCCTCGCGGCGAGGCGCCCGGCGCACCTCGCCGCGATCCCGACGCTGCCGAGCGACAACCTCGACGCACAGCTCACGGGCGGCGACCTCTCGCTGCAGGCGTGCGCCGACGACCCGCAGGTCGCCTACCACGCGGTGCGCGACCTGGCACGGATGGCTCGGGGCACCGCGACCGTGCGGTGGACGGTCATCGGGTTCGGCCGGGCCTCGGCAGGTCCGACGCAGTCGACGCCCCGCAACCTGATGGGGTTCAAGGACGGCACGCGGAACGTGTCCACCGACGACGAGTACGAGCGGTTCGTCTGGCTCGACCGCGGGGCCGACTGGATGGCCGGCGGCACGTACCAGGTGGTGCGGAAGATCCGGATGAACCTGGAGACCTGGGACGCCGACGTCGTCAGCGACCAGCAGCGGGTGTTCGGCCGGACGAAGGTCGAGGGTGCGCCGCTCTCCGGAGGGTCCGAGCACACGACCCCCGACTTCCACGCCCGGGCACCGCACGGCGGGGCCGGGGACACGGCGATCGACCCGCGCTCGCACGTCGCCCTCGCCGCGCACGAGAACAACGGCGGCGTGAAGATCCTGCGCCGCGGGTACAACTACACCGACGGGCTGAACCAGTACGGCCAGCTCGACGCCGGCCTGCTCTTCGCGGCGTACACGAACGACCCGGAGCACTTCACCCGGCTGCAGCGCAAGCTCGGTGCGTCCGACCGGCTGAACGAGTACGTGTCGCACATCGGGTCCGGGGTGTTCGCCGTGCCGCCGGCACCGCGGAAGGGCTCGTACGTCGGGGAGCAGCTGTTCCACTGA
- the efeO gene encoding iron uptake system protein EfeO, with translation MPFGRTARPRAAHPLAARPLIALGALGAVTALALTGCSTGTPSDDASGGTGKVSRVTITLTNDGSDACAVSTTTVPAGPVTFTVHNESSTAITEVELLQDQRILGEKENLAPGLDAVRFTATLGGGKYQVYCPGAERELTDFTVTGKAASSANSSAATLLADGAKGYATYVDGQVTDMVAAVQQLQHDVDAGDLEAAKRDYAAARPFYEHVESDVDGFVKKGFSATDNAGNLDYLIDMRASNLDDAVGWSGFHAVEKDLFEAGAITASTKQTAAALTADVELLAKRVPSLEYKPEDLANGAAGLLEEVQSNKITGEEEAYSHIDLVDLAANVEGARQAFAYLKPGLAKVDPALTKQIAAQFDATNTMMDGFRDANALGGFSTWDDAAKAEDANRISQQVQALQDPLSRLAEKVATA, from the coding sequence ATGCCGTTCGGTAGGACCGCCCGCCCCCGCGCCGCCCACCCCTTGGCCGCCCGCCCCCTGATCGCCCTCGGAGCCCTCGGCGCCGTCACCGCCCTCGCCCTGACCGGCTGCTCGACCGGCACCCCCTCAGACGACGCCTCGGGCGGCACCGGGAAGGTCTCCCGCGTCACCATCACCCTGACGAACGACGGATCCGACGCCTGCGCCGTGTCGACCACGACGGTCCCCGCGGGCCCCGTCACGTTCACGGTGCACAACGAGTCGTCCACCGCCATCACCGAGGTGGAGCTCCTGCAGGACCAGCGCATCCTGGGCGAGAAGGAGAACCTGGCCCCCGGGCTCGACGCCGTCCGCTTCACCGCCACGCTGGGCGGGGGGAAGTACCAGGTGTACTGCCCCGGCGCGGAGCGCGAGCTCACCGACTTCACCGTCACGGGCAAGGCCGCCTCGAGCGCGAACAGCAGCGCCGCCACCCTGCTGGCCGACGGTGCGAAGGGCTACGCGACCTACGTCGACGGGCAGGTCACCGACATGGTGGCGGCCGTGCAGCAGCTGCAGCACGACGTGGACGCGGGTGACCTCGAGGCCGCGAAGCGCGACTACGCCGCCGCCCGCCCGTTCTACGAGCACGTCGAGAGCGACGTCGACGGTTTCGTCAAGAAGGGGTTCTCGGCCACCGACAACGCCGGCAACCTGGACTACCTGATCGACATGCGTGCGTCGAACCTCGACGACGCGGTCGGCTGGAGCGGCTTCCACGCCGTCGAGAAGGACCTCTTCGAGGCTGGCGCGATCACCGCGTCGACGAAGCAGACGGCTGCGGCACTGACCGCCGACGTCGAACTCCTGGCGAAGCGCGTGCCGTCGCTCGAGTACAAGCCCGAGGACCTGGCGAACGGCGCCGCCGGGCTGCTCGAGGAGGTCCAGTCGAACAAGATCACCGGGGAGGAGGAGGCGTACAGCCACATCGACCTCGTCGACCTCGCCGCGAACGTCGAGGGCGCCCGACAGGCCTTCGCGTACCTCAAGCCGGGCCTGGCGAAGGTCGACCCGGCGCTGACGAAGCAGATCGCCGCGCAGTTCGACGCGACGAACACGATGATGGACGGCTTCCGCGACGCGAACGCCCTGGGCGGCTTCAGCACGTGGGACGACGCCGCGAAGGCCGAGGACGCCAACCGCATCTCGCAGCAGGTCCAGGCGCTGCAGGACCCGCTGTCCCGCCTCGCCGAGAAGGTCGCGACGGCGTGA
- the efeU gene encoding iron uptake transporter permease EfeU, translated as MIATLVIGLREGLEATLIVGIIAAFLRRNRAPLAPMWAGVGLAVALSIAVGFGLQLVEQALPQAQQEGMETVIGVVAVVFVTGMIVWMRTHARTLSRDLQASASTALGRGTSWALAGMALLAVLKEGFETSVFLLATFQASTDTGSAALGAVIGIAVAVAIGYGIYTGGVRLDLGRFFTGTGVFLVFVAGGLVLTALRHAHEAGWIVIGQQRTVDLGWLAPNGSLRGALVTGVLGIPADPRVIEVLGWLLYVVPVLAIAVWPPRWRPSTARVPLVRAAVAAGLAATAVVLALAVPSTGADLPRTAAVTGDARSVTADVDGAAAVLRVAGTGREARRTLPASAHRRVTRSGVAADRWQVTEDVPATDRPTSLTLDDLVGLFGRVPVGISPSTDPGPFTARWAVRDTVSLTTVGGGVLDATRSERDVLTLSGGGLPAARTTTLERTVWAVPTDRVDRAAADLTAARTRAAELRLWDTWLPIALLVAAAAQTLLALRDRRRAVTPPTTTPGTDPSRGPPADVPARSLDHAVR; from the coding sequence ATGATCGCCACCCTCGTCATCGGCCTCCGCGAAGGCCTCGAAGCGACGCTCATCGTCGGCATCATCGCCGCGTTCCTCCGTCGCAACCGCGCGCCCCTCGCCCCGATGTGGGCCGGCGTCGGGCTCGCGGTCGCCCTGAGCATCGCCGTCGGCTTCGGCCTGCAACTCGTCGAACAGGCGCTGCCGCAGGCCCAGCAGGAGGGCATGGAGACCGTCATCGGTGTCGTCGCCGTGGTCTTCGTCACCGGGATGATCGTGTGGATGCGCACGCACGCGCGGACGCTGTCGCGGGACCTGCAGGCGAGCGCGTCGACCGCGCTCGGGCGGGGCACGTCGTGGGCGCTCGCCGGCATGGCGCTCCTCGCGGTCCTCAAGGAGGGCTTCGAGACCTCGGTCTTCCTCCTCGCGACCTTCCAGGCGTCGACGGACACCGGGTCGGCCGCCCTCGGAGCGGTGATCGGCATCGCCGTCGCGGTGGCGATCGGGTACGGCATCTACACGGGCGGCGTCCGCCTCGACCTCGGCCGGTTCTTCACCGGCACCGGCGTCTTCCTCGTCTTCGTCGCGGGCGGCCTCGTGCTGACCGCGCTGCGGCACGCCCACGAGGCCGGCTGGATCGTCATCGGTCAGCAGCGCACGGTCGACCTCGGCTGGCTCGCGCCGAACGGATCGCTCCGTGGCGCCCTGGTCACCGGCGTGCTCGGCATCCCCGCCGACCCGCGCGTGATCGAGGTGCTCGGCTGGCTGCTCTACGTCGTGCCCGTCCTGGCGATCGCGGTCTGGCCGCCCCGCTGGCGTCCGTCGACGGCCCGCGTCCCACTGGTCCGTGCTGCGGTCGCTGCCGGCCTCGCGGCAACGGCGGTCGTCCTGGCCCTGGCCGTCCCGAGCACGGGCGCCGACCTGCCGCGCACGGCCGCGGTCACCGGCGACGCACGCTCCGTCACGGCCGACGTCGACGGTGCGGCTGCGGTCCTGCGCGTCGCCGGCACCGGCCGGGAGGCACGACGCACCCTCCCCGCGTCGGCCCACCGCCGCGTGACCCGCTCCGGCGTCGCCGCCGACCGCTGGCAGGTCACCGAGGACGTCCCCGCGACCGACCGTCCGACCTCGCTGACGCTCGACGACCTCGTCGGCCTGTTCGGTCGGGTCCCCGTCGGCATCTCGCCGAGCACGGACCCCGGGCCGTTCACGGCCCGGTGGGCCGTCCGCGACACCGTGTCCCTGACCACCGTCGGTGGGGGCGTCCTGGACGCGACCCGCTCGGAACGCGACGTGCTCACGCTGAGCGGTGGGGGCCTCCCGGCCGCTCGGACGACGACGCTCGAGCGCACGGTGTGGGCGGTCCCGACCGACCGTGTGGACCGCGCCGCGGCCGACCTGACCGCTGCACGGACCCGCGCTGCCGAGCTGCGGCTCTGGGACACCTGGCTGCCGATCGCGCTCCTCGTCGCCGCGGCCGCCCAGACGCTGCTCGCCCTCCGCGACCGCCGTCGTGCCGTCACGCCACCGACCACCACCCCCGGAACCGACCCGTCGCGCGGACCGCCCGCCGACGTCCCTGCAAGGAGCCTCGACCATGCCGTTCGGTAG
- a CDS encoding trimeric intracellular cation channel family protein: protein MNLLTTEGLASVTNVLDLAGVFASALLGGSLARTMDFDLFGFLVVGFVSGLGGGILRDTLLQNGPPVALVDPLYLPVAIAGALVAFFVSFSELTWDRLFTVLDAAVIGFWSVVGVQRTFDAGLGWPTAIIMGTITAVGGGAMRDLLLRRVPAVFGGNALYATVAVAASAVMVVASYLGSPSIGIIAAIVLSLGLRYGAVKRGWGLPNGREWQPKSTLGALLQRGRRLRPDAIRLLRRPGRRTGSGSVHSDRETPGDA, encoded by the coding sequence ATGAACCTGCTGACCACCGAGGGCCTGGCGTCGGTCACGAACGTGCTCGACCTGGCCGGCGTGTTCGCCTCGGCACTGCTCGGCGGTTCACTCGCCCGCACCATGGACTTCGACCTGTTCGGGTTCCTCGTCGTCGGGTTCGTCTCCGGGCTCGGCGGCGGCATCCTCCGGGACACCCTGTTGCAGAACGGCCCGCCGGTCGCGCTCGTCGACCCGCTCTACCTGCCCGTCGCGATCGCCGGCGCCCTGGTCGCCTTCTTCGTGTCGTTCTCCGAGCTGACCTGGGACCGGCTGTTCACCGTCCTCGACGCCGCCGTCATCGGCTTCTGGTCGGTGGTCGGGGTGCAGCGCACCTTCGACGCCGGGCTCGGGTGGCCGACCGCGATCATCATGGGCACGATCACCGCCGTGGGCGGCGGGGCGATGCGCGACCTGCTGCTGCGGCGCGTGCCCGCGGTGTTCGGCGGGAACGCGCTGTACGCCACGGTCGCCGTCGCCGCGTCCGCCGTCATGGTCGTCGCGTCCTACCTCGGGTCGCCGTCCATCGGCATCATCGCGGCGATCGTGCTCTCGCTCGGGCTCCGGTACGGTGCCGTGAAGCGTGGCTGGGGCCTGCCGAACGGGCGCGAGTGGCAGCCGAAGTCGACGCTCGGCGCCCTCCTGCAGCGGGGACGACGCCTGCGCCCCGACGCGATCCGACTGCTCCGACGGCCCGGGCGGCGCACCGGTAGCGGCAGCGTGCACAGCGACCGGGAGACGCCCGGCGACGCCTGA